In the genome of Columba livia isolate bColLiv1 breed racing homer chromosome 1, bColLiv1.pat.W.v2, whole genome shotgun sequence, the window TCTGGATTCACCAACATTTCCAGCCTACATCCAAAATAGTGCTGTCTGAAGAAAGGGAGGCAGATGAGGAAAGAGTGGGACCTTTATCCTTCCTGAAGAGTGACAGTTGCTCCTAAATGCTTCTGCTGTGCTTAATACCCAAACTGGAGAGACAAAACCAGCCACCTGTGTTGAGGAGAGCAGCTTCATGCTGCCTCTGTGATGCTGCAACTCCAGTTTCATGTGCATCCACCCCACATCCCTCTTCCCTCTCATCAAGAAGAGAGTTGGGTGGATGCTTTCTCATCTACATTTGCTCTGTTTCCCCCACAGGTGCCTTTAGCAGCTTGGTCATCTTGGAGAAAACCTGAtaaggcaggagggagctgcaCATGCcttttcaagaaaagaaaagtagTTCTCTCTTTTTCAGCAAAGCAAGAAGAGAAGCCAGAGTGGCCTATCCCTAAAGATTTAACTCCTCACATACACTGTGAACCTGGTGACTTTCTTTTGGCATAAACATTACCTGCAAAAGCAGTTCACTGAGAAAACCTCTGCCTGGTAACAGGAGTTGTCTTGTGAACATCTGTAAAAGTCCATGACTTCACAAGGAACTCGGGGACAATGTGGCATAGGATCTCCAGTTCTGTCTCCACAATAGCAATTGAAGGCTGTCACTTTCGTTGCACtgatctgaaagagaaaatgtagAATAATACAGGGCAAGCTCAGAAGTGTAAAGTCCATAGATCCAGAAAAcagacacattaaaaaaaaaaacccaaaactcaAACACTACACCCAGCTTTTGCATACAGGCCCTCCAGTCTGTTAGTCCTTTTTAATCTATTGAACAACTCTAACAAAAATGACAGTTGATCCAGGTTCTAAAGATCCTAGAGattctcagttaaaaaaatttTGTGAAGATAAGCTATGGAGTAGAAAGCCACCCAGGTTGACACCTCCATTGGGGAAAGGTGGCTATGGTGAACTGAACATCTACTGCTTCATTTAACCCTTCcagctaaaaacaaacaaacaaacaaaccacagacaaacaaacaaacaaaaattaaacaaaacaccaaaaccctcCAAAAAACAACAGCTTTATAATAACTGAAGGCCAGTTGGTGCTTGTGTAGTGTGGTTGTGCATGTTGCTCCTTCACAAAGAGGAGGTTGCCATGCATTTTCCAAAGTAACATTTCCACGCTTGAGATGTCTAAAGTTGATTAAGATTATGCAACTCATAAAATGATGTGTCCTTTCTGGTCAATGTAGCTGTAGAActacaattaagaaaaatactatGTTTCATGTTTGAAAAGTGAAACAGTGTGGAAAAAACCAAAGAGCAAAAGGAATACTTTGTGGTACTATGTATCGACAAAGAATAAAACGtgaaaatgaacaaacacaTGCCAAATGCTTTAAAGCAGACGAAAAAGTCTAGATTTTATTCAGGAGTGTATCAAAAAGTAGACAAcgctctaaaaaaaaaaaagtgtcatacccatggaaaaaaaaaataaaaaaaagaagaaaagtggaTTAATAACGTTACACATCTCTCGGTATAAAAGTGTGGGTTTACTCAAGCACCGAGACCAGAACGTCCgcgctccccccacccccacacCGGGCCCTTTGTTGGAGCGCAGCGAAATGGCGGCGGCGGAGCGCGGGCGGGAAGcggcgctcccggccccgccgcccccatTGGCTGGATTTTGCTGCAGACCCGCGGCCGGCGGGACCGGCTGCGACACTGGCACCGAGCGACGCAACGACGGGACCGGGAAGCCGGGAAGGAGGCACTCCGCCCGGGGATTTGCTGCCGCGATGCCCGGGCCGAGCCggcggggggagaggggggtgTCCCGGCGCAGGGGTGAGCACGGTGccgcccagccccgccgccTGTCGCCGGCGATGGCGCGAACGTCCCTGGCCGCAGGGGGAAGGGCGCGGAGATGAGCCCGCCCGTGCCCTGCCCCGCCGCAGTCCTCAACCAGGTCGGACCGCCGGCAATATAGAGAGGTGCTGGCGCGTAGTTGTGCCACACGCGGCTCAGAGTCGGTGAGTGTGTAAGCATGTCTGGCAGAGGCAAGGGCGGGAAGGGGCTCGGCAAGGGGGGCGCCAAGCGCCACCGCAAGGTGCTGCGCGACAACATCCAGGGCATCACCAAGCCGGCCATCCGCCGCCTGGCTCGGCGCGGCGGCGTCAAGCGCATCTCGGGGCTCATCTACGAGGAGACTCGCGGAGTGCTGAAGGTGTTCCTGGAGAACGTGATCCGCGACGCTGTCACCTACACCGAGCACGCCAAGAGGAAGACCGTGACAGCCATGGACGTGGTCTACGCCCTCAAGCGCCAGGGACGCACCCTCTACGGCTTCGGCGGCTAAACTTAGGTGTTGGGATAGCTTACATTGTTAAAACACAAAGGCTCTTTTAAGAGCCACCCACATTTACAAAAAAGAGCTGTAATCGCTATTCGTTGAGGTTGCGATAAAAGGTTGGGGTCTGGGGGTTGGGCTTTACGCTGGTATCTGTCGGCTGTAGGAAGTGCTGCCCGCGGTCTTTCTTCGAACCCTCCCTGCTTCAAGCAACAGGCGAGTTTGAAAAAGGGTGGGGGAAGATGTCTCGATTGCTCTCCCGAAAAATACTGGGGGAACAGTGGTTTTGCTTGACTTCTGggcacaagggaaaaaaagagtttctggaagaaaactggtttttgttttcatccatcttcctcttcccctccccacctcccttcACTCCCTCACTCCGTTCTCCTTCGAAACGGGAATGGAAGGGACAAGCAAGGGAGGAAAACGGGATACCGGGGGAAAGTGCCACAGCGAGAGCTGCTCCGCGGCCGCCGGCTTTAGAGCAGCGGCCTCACACGGGAAGCTCATGAAATGGCGGCGCGCTCAGCTCTGCCAGTCGGGGAGTGGGGCGGGACAGAGCGGGAAGGCGCACGGAGAAGCACCAGCTGAGAGCACCCGTAGCACCCCGGGGAGTGCAAAGGGAAGAGGCCGCCAGCCCTGTCCGAAAACGCTTTCCTCTTACTCCCCCTCTTCCAGTTGAAGGGATGGATGCCTCCTCTAAGCACCGCTCCCCACCCCGCGGCAGCTCTGAACAGGGAGCCGCAGTCAGAACCGCCAACACACGCGGGCCCAGGAAAGGGGCGTATCCCACgttccctgcagccccaacCTCCCCGTTATCTCAGCATCAGCACTGCCGCCAGCACGGGAAAGAGCACTCAGCACGGGCTGCCTGTACctgatctgaaaaacagagacacAGCTCTCTCCGGTGGCCATGTGGTGGCTCTTAGAAGAGCCTTTGGGTttggtgctggctgggcagaaGCCTCAGGCGCGCTCGCCGCGGATGCGGCGGGCCAGCTGGATGTCCTTGGGCATGATGGTGACGCGCTTGGCGTGGATGGCGCACAGGTTGGTGTCCTCGAACAGCCCCACCAGGTAGGCCTCGCTGGCCTCCTGCAGCGCCATGACGGCCGAGCTCTGGAAGCGCAGGTCGGTCTTGAAGTCCTGCGCGATCTCGCGCACCAGGCGCTGGAAGGGCAGCTTGCGGATCAGCAGCTCCGTCGACTTCTGGTAGCGCCGGATCTCGCGCAGCGCCACCGTGCCGGGCCGGTAGCGGTGCGGCTTCTTCACGCCGCCGGTGGCCGGCGCGCTCTTGCGGGCAGCCTTGGTGGCCAGCTGCTTGCGGGGCGCCTTCCCGCCCGTCGACTTACGCGCCGTCTGCTTCGTACGCGCCATGTCACCGCGGCGTATTACAGTCTCGAGTAACACAGAGTAGCAGCGCCCGCGACTCGTATTTATAACGGCTCGCGGCCCCGCCTTCCAGACTCTGATTGGTTCGAAGAGCGAAGAATTTAATTGGGTAATTCCAAACATCTTCTAAGCACTGCGGTAACTGAAGGAGCCGCAAGACCCAGCCCTTACAAAAGAGCAGTCGACCTTTATGTTATTCTTTGTGGTAGTTTGAAGAcctttaaaagttttatttctctattatttactcttctttttttttttctctgagttttTTTAGAGACTCTACATCCTGCTTACCGAGTCCATGTTTTAAGTATATGATATAATAATGCATACTGGTTTAACTGCTAAAACGCTAAAGTATCCATGTGAGTTTTACTTTTGGATTGCTAGTACAACTATCGATTCCTCTGCAAATACTTTCCTAAATAATTTATAACGACAACATAAGACTGACTGTCCTTTAATATGCTCGGGTCTTgctaagtaaaagaaaaaagaaaaagaaaaaagaagaaaaaaaaaaagaaaagaacccCGCAAGTCTATGCTCAGATTAACCTAAAATATTATGGTTTAGTTTTACTCGATTTTGGCAGCACAGTCCATCAGTAGATTGCATAAGAAGAACAAACTTATTCAATACAGCAATTAACAAAGTGgtgtaacaaaagaaaaaagaaaaaagtcgcATTCGAAGAAatggaagatgaagaaaataggCTTGTGATTTAATTATTAAAGAACTCGTTTCTGCACAGAAGGGGTTAACGCGGGATTTTCAAATTGGCGCAATGAGGTGGGCCATGCTCATCAGCCAATGAAAAAGCAGAGCTCGGATATATAAAGGAGCTAGAGCGTTTGCCATTGTACAGTTCCTGTTTCTTAGACTTCACAGGCCTAAGGTGGAGCAAGACTAATAATGGCGCGTACGAAGCAGACGGCGCGTAAGTCGACGGGCGGGAAGGCGCCCCGCAAGCAGCTGGCCACCAAGGCTGCCCGCAAGAGCGCGCCGGCCACCGGCGGCGTGAAGAAGCCGCACCGCTACCGGCCCGGCACGGTGGCGCTGCGCGAGATCCGGCGCTACCAGAAGTCGACGGAGCTGCTGATCCGCAAGCTGCCCTTCCAGCGCCTGGTGCGCGAGATCGCGCAGGACTTCAAGACCGACCTGCGCTTCCAGAGCTCGGCCGTCATGGCGCTGCAGGAGGCCAGCGAGGCCTACCTGGTGGGGCTGTTCGAGGACACCAACCTGTGCGCCATCCACGCCAAGCGCGTCACCATCATGC includes:
- the LOC102088195 gene encoding histone H3, with protein sequence MARTKQTARKSTGGKAPRKQLATKAARKSAPATGGVKKPHRYRPGTVALREIRRYQKSTELLIRKLPFQRLVREIAQDFKTDLRFQSSAVMALQEASEAYLVGLFEDTNLCAIHAKRVTIMPKDIQLARRIRGERA
- the LOC102097257 gene encoding histone H3, yielding MSGRGKGGKGLGKGGAKRHRKVLRDNIQGITKPAIRRLARRGGVKRISGLIYEETRGVLKVFLENVIRDAVTYTEHAKRKTVTAMDVVYALKRQGRTLYVLLHLRPGRGDMARTKQTARKSTGGKAPRKQLATKAARKSAPATGGVKKPHRYRPGTVALREIRRYQKSTELLIRKLPFQRLVREIAQDFKTDLRFQSSAVMALQEASEAYLVGLFEDTNLCAIHAKRVTIMPKDIQLARRIRGERA